One stretch of Tenacibaculum sp. MAR_2010_89 DNA includes these proteins:
- the clpP gene encoding ATP-dependent Clp endopeptidase proteolytic subunit ClpP, which translates to MDYGKEFEKYATKHHGINSTYLGKVTSSLTPYIMEERQLNITQMDVFSRLMMDRIIFLGTGINDQVANVIQAQLLFLESVDATKDISIYINSPGGGVYAGLGIYDTMQFIKPDVATICTGMAASMGAVLMCAGEKGKRSALPHSRIMIHQPLGGAQGQASDMEITVKEIGKLKTELYNIISHHSGQPFDKVHEDSDRDYWMKADEAKAYGMVDEILTRK; encoded by the coding sequence ATGGATTACGGAAAAGAGTTTGAAAAATACGCAACAAAGCATCATGGAATAAATAGTACATACTTAGGTAAAGTAACTAGTAGCTTAACGCCATATATTATGGAAGAGCGCCAGTTAAACATTACGCAAATGGATGTTTTTTCTCGTTTAATGATGGATAGAATTATATTTTTAGGTACTGGTATTAATGATCAAGTAGCGAATGTAATTCAAGCGCAATTATTATTTTTAGAAAGTGTGGATGCTACTAAAGATATTTCAATATATATTAATTCTCCAGGAGGAGGAGTATATGCTGGTTTAGGAATTTACGATACGATGCAGTTTATAAAACCAGATGTAGCTACAATTTGTACAGGTATGGCAGCATCTATGGGAGCTGTATTAATGTGTGCTGGAGAAAAAGGTAAACGTTCAGCTTTACCTCATTCACGTATCATGATTCACCAACCATTAGGAGGGGCTCAAGGGCAAGCTTCTGATATGGAAATAACAGTAAAAGAAATAGGAAAATTAAAAACAGAATTATATAATATTATTTCTCACCACTCTGGGCAACCTTTTGATAAAGTTCATGAAGATTCTGATAGAGATTATTGGATGAAAGCTGATGAAGCAAAAGCATATGGAATGGTTGATGAAATTTTAACTAGAAAATAA
- the clpX gene encoding ATP-dependent Clp protease ATP-binding subunit ClpX: MSKEENLQCSFCGRKKPETDLLIAGLDAHICDKCIEQAHGIVEEEVAEAKTSSLSSDLTLKKPKDIKAFLDEYIIGQSQTKKSMSVAVYNHYKRLLQTKDDENEVEIEKSNIVLVGETGTGKTLVARTIAKMLNVPFSIVDATVLTQAGYVGEDVESILSRLLQAADYDVEKAERGIVFIDEIDKIARKGDNPSITRDVSGEGVQQALLKLLEGAVVNVAPKGGRKHPEQKFIEVNTKDILFIAGGAFSGIDRIISKRLNMQAVGYSASIDEDKVDESNLLQYIIPSDLKNFGLIPEIIGRLPVLSYMNPLDAKTLRAILTEPKNSIIKQYTKLFAMDDVEFSMTEEALMFIVGKAVEYKLGARGLRSLCEAILTDAMFELPSTDDKEFIVDVAYAENKLTKNALTKLRAAS, encoded by the coding sequence ATGTCGAAAGAAGAAAACTTACAATGTTCCTTTTGTGGTAGAAAAAAACCAGAAACAGATTTATTAATAGCAGGTTTAGATGCACATATTTGTGATAAGTGTATTGAACAAGCTCATGGAATAGTTGAAGAGGAAGTAGCAGAAGCTAAAACGAGTAGCTTGTCAAGTGATTTAACCTTAAAAAAGCCAAAAGATATTAAAGCTTTTTTAGATGAATATATCATAGGTCAAAGTCAAACTAAAAAGTCAATGTCTGTAGCTGTATATAATCATTACAAAAGATTATTGCAAACTAAAGATGATGAGAATGAAGTTGAAATTGAAAAGTCAAATATTGTTTTAGTTGGTGAAACAGGAACAGGTAAAACATTAGTAGCACGTACAATTGCTAAAATGTTAAATGTTCCATTTTCAATAGTAGACGCTACTGTTTTAACGCAAGCAGGATACGTAGGAGAAGATGTAGAGAGTATTTTAAGTCGTTTATTACAAGCTGCTGACTATGATGTAGAAAAAGCTGAACGAGGAATTGTTTTTATTGATGAAATAGATAAAATAGCTCGTAAAGGAGATAATCCATCAATTACTAGAGATGTTTCAGGAGAAGGTGTGCAACAAGCTTTATTAAAGCTTTTAGAAGGAGCTGTTGTAAATGTTGCACCTAAAGGTGGACGAAAGCACCCTGAACAAAAATTTATAGAAGTTAATACTAAAGATATTTTATTTATAGCAGGAGGAGCTTTTTCTGGAATTGATAGAATTATAAGTAAGCGTTTAAATATGCAAGCTGTTGGGTACAGTGCTTCTATAGATGAAGATAAGGTTGATGAAAGTAATTTACTACAATACATTATTCCTTCAGATTTAAAAAACTTTGGTTTAATACCTGAAATTATAGGTCGTTTGCCAGTGTTAAGTTATATGAATCCGTTAGACGCTAAAACATTACGTGCTATTTTAACAGAGCCTAAAAACTCGATTATTAAACAATACACCAAGTTATTTGCGATGGATGATGTAGAGTTTTCTATGACAGAAGAAGCATTAATGTTTATTGTAGGAAAAGCTGTTGAATATAAATTAGGAGCACGTGGTTTACGATCATTATGTGAGGCTATTTTAACAGATGCCATGTTTGAGCTTCCAAGTACAGATGACAAAGAATTTATTGTTGACGTAGCGTATGCAGAAAATAAACTTACTAAAAATGCTTTAACAAAATTAAGAGCAGCTTCTTAA